In the genome of Calothrix sp. PCC 6303, the window AAGATTTAGAAGTTCTTGAATGGGTTTATCGTGGTGACGAGCAAATGCTGACAGCAAGAGGGGAAGCCATTTTTGAAAAATATTTGGGTAAAGTTTTCTTGGATGAACAAGAGTATGAAATTCCTGTTTATGCAGGAGATGAAATTACAGAAGTTCTAATTGGTTCTGCGTGGTTAAAAATTTTGCCTTTGGTTGTAAATTATCAAGCTGGAATATTGACGCTAGGATGAAAGTTTTTAGATTTGTTTGAGAACGCGAACGACTTACGACTTGCGTCGGACAAGCTACTTCGCGCAAAATAACCATGTACTAGAAAAGCGCGATACTTCGGAGCTTACCGTAGGCATCGCATCGAATTATCAAGCCTATTCAACTATGACTATTTTATTCCGGTAAAATCTCCTCCCGGTAAGGTTCGCGCAAAAATTCCTCCCGCGTCATCACGGATTGAGAAGTGTGACGGATATGGTAAATAGTGACAGCTTCTCCTTCAACTGTATAAAGTATCCGATAATTTTTTCTGTAAAAAAGACATCGAATATCCTGTCCTACTAAATCTCTTTCTGGAGCAATTGGACAACGCTGTGGCATGGAAGTAAGTGTCTCAACGACATTAAATAATCCATTGAACCATTTGGCAGCATTTTCTTTTGAATACTCGCCAATCCATAAATAAAACCCCTACCGCACTAGCAGATGCGGAGGGGTTATTTTAACGCGGTATATCATGCTTTGCTCGCAATGCTTCTAAA includes:
- a CDS encoding type II toxin-antitoxin system RelE/ParE family toxin, which produces MGEYSKENAAKWFNGLFNVVETLTSMPQRCPIAPERDLVGQDIRCLFYRKNYRILYTVEGEAVTIYHIRHTSQSVMTREEFLREPYREEILPE